In Pecten maximus chromosome 10, xPecMax1.1, whole genome shotgun sequence, one genomic interval encodes:
- the LOC117335432 gene encoding uncharacterized protein LOC117335432 — MKRGADQTSISSFFGTPSKRQAIETSDGKPANNSPKSTKHRDAFYKPWLQKYTWIVHEDDEGMFCALCTKHKQLPRNGSTSWIKTPCQSYREDAIRRHQDSTCHIVEIMLCI, encoded by the exons ATGAAGAGAGGAGCAGATCAGACATCCATCAGCTCCTTTTTTGGAACTCCGTCCAAACGACAAGCGATTGAAACGAGCGATGGAAAACCTGCAAACAACAGCCCGAAATCGACTAAACACCGAGATGCATTTTATAAGCCATGGCTACAGAAGTACACATGGATTGTGCATGAAGATGACGAAG GCATGTTCTGTGCTCTGTGCACAAAACATAAGCAACTTCCAAGGAATGGCAGCACAAGCTGGATTAAGACACCTTGCCAGTCCTACAGGGAAGATGCTATTAGGAGGCATCAAGATTCAACATGCCATATTGTTGAAATTATGTTGTGTatttaa